The segment tgagaaaataggCTCAAAGGATTGCATCCTAATCAAGCATTTTCTTTCTACTGTAAAACCACGATCTTTATTACAATGTAGGGAATTTCTTCTAAAAATTCACACCGCATTAGATAGATAATGACGAGAtcgagggatcgaaatcaagcgaaacatcattgacaaaccgtttaatttttttgagaaatttggaaaaacatgaaatttaactgATCTTATGTTTTgctttcattattgcacattttagagataaactgttgacaaattccacaaacaataaattcaagtaTCATATCTACTTACTATAGTCATCAATGAAAAACTCAACTCTATTGCTTCCTTTTGccaattgtttaaaaaaatgaaccacGTGCAATCTAGGAAATGATTCAAAACATCAAACCGATGAACAAGCTAGGTTAAAATCTCAAAATGTGtggataataatttaaaaaatactacaaTATCACATTACACTGAAGCCCCCTCATACAGACCAACTTAGCTCGTCTATAGCTGGTGTCAAGCACTCCAGCCTAAAGAGTGGCCGCGTTGGGCGTCCCACCGCTCatctcgaaaaataaaagcaatgtCATATAATTATAGTAAATTTTTCACAGAACTTACCTCATATAATTAGCTCAATAGCAAGcaacaaaagagaaaaatctaaGGGGTGTTTTATTGAGTagtaaattgttaaaaatttaatttaaaatgctaagTTGTACGGGAcattaaaacaacatttttggtCCAACCCGCACATGCCATGCTCATCCAGCTCCGCTTCACTCCAACGGGCGCGAGCTCCCTTGAAGGTATGCAGCATCTTCACAACAGCGTTCCACCGGTTGCATACCGACTGCTATTTTCTAATTATCACTGTGCCTATTGTTTCCTAATTGGCAGCTCACCACGTTTTTGTTGCTTGTTATTTCTTCCTACTTTGTTAGTGGTGTCATTGAAAGCTATTAGGCATTTTTTcgttatattttgttttttgatgtattaaaatcgttttaagaggaatattttttaaaagcagggTTTGGTATATCAATTTGTTTGATATtgatttgattcaattaaaaacgtctggttaaattttgtaaatttttattgcttattaGCAGttgcatcatcatcatcatcatcatcataatttttacaatgtcTTCATATTAACACGTCTTTCATTCGACTGGCATCTTTCTCTCAAGAACATTCGTTTGCtccaataaatacatttaactATGCATGGTCTGAAATTTGTCCCGTCGTTCACAaaatagaaacattttttcagcaaGAAACAAGGCTCAAGTAAACTCATCCACCTGTACATGCGCgaacaaaaccatcgattctcaTTCATTAGAAAACAATAGCGCTCGTCTGGCAACAAACGCGATGCGCTCTTTTGTCTGTGATCCTTTCATGTAATTATTAACCACAGCAGTCCCTAACCAATAAAATATCTTtggctttgaaaaaataatcgttataatcatcatcattttatatttagcatAATCTTTATAGACAAACGTTTTGTACATTTGAAATCATCTTCTGCGAGCATGTCTCACAATCTGCTGTGCCATCCTTACTCTATTGTTAGCCGTCCAACTTTTAAGTGTACTGTAGCAGGTCCGCGTTCgtgtcttaaaatttaatcatatctCAATAATTAATCCTGTCGAGGTCTCAGATTGCGTCGGATTTCGTTTCAGCTGCTAACCCGCCCCAGTTCATTGCTTCTGACATCATGACAAGTACAATTCaaacttgataaaaaattggccCGTTGCATTACAAAATTCCCTCGTCTGCTACGTTAGTGTGTATTTGATTGTACTTGTTGGGTTGCTTTAAAAGTTCGTCGGTAAATAGATCCCTGACTATTGACTTTTCATCTCAATCGCGAAATCACTCAGGTTTATTGCACTCTTTTCGGCCCGCAGACCCCGCCGGTCGTCCAGTTCCCCCCCGCGAACATCATGATGCAGAAACAATACACATTAAGAGTACGTGTCTACCTAGTCGTGAAAGCGGCGCTATTACATTAAACATGATTATCACAGCACAAGTCTGTAGTTCTCttttaagtgttttttatcttcttcTTTCTTCGATTCTGCGTTTTCGTCAgcaattcctttttttctccGAATATAATCATTGGTACAGTATTGCTTTAGTTCACACAATTTGAGCTGCGTCAATTCGGAACCACAGATTTgtaagagaaattaaaataaaaagagtatTTAGCGCATTCCTGTCTATATTTCAGTGAAGTAATTCTACGTGTTACAGTAATATTGGCTCTATGTGGTTGTGTCGGTGAATCGTGGCTAAGCTAATCGAACGCAGTGAGTGATTAAAAGTCATCATCTCTTCAGACGGAATTGATTTGCAACTTTAGAGAGCCCAGCACGCTTCCTAGCCAGCCGGACTGGAAAGTTAGGCTTTCCAGAGCGGAGAACTGAGTGAGTGTCCCAGTTGCGGCCTGCTTCGGAAGAACAAAACATTGCAATGATTCGATTTCATTAAGACAAgcgagaaaaaatcaaatagaaaaatagcAACCTCAATATAATAATACTTGTTGTTGATCATGTTCAGTACACAAAATTTGTCGTTGTCGTTTGAGCACATGTTGAGCATAAAAACCGAATCTTTATCGAAGCAGAGTTTACTTTTCGGCGACCAAACATGACTTGCTTGTGTAAATAGtttcttaaaaatgcaataaaacgAACCTACTCTTCTAATCAGACCTGCCTGCCAGCGTGAGAGAGTCGCAGCTACAGATATAAGGATGGCGTTGCTCATtagaatttgcatttcagcGTCTACGAGTTTTCTCTCTAGTGTCACAACCTCATGGAAATTCTGCTGTACACACAGATTCTTCAGCACAATCATAGGGACTCGAGAAAAAGTCTGTACGCATGTGTGTGTAACGATTCAAAAAATTCCCATTAATACACAACATTTCTGAATTGCTGTCTGAAACAACCATTTCCGTGCCGAGGTACAAAAGCAGTTATCTCAGAGTAAGTATCACAAATAATCAGAAATTGTCAACAGAAGAGTCAGAAGACGTTTTTGTTGAGTATCGGCTGAAAGCCTGAGCCACGCACACTTTGGCCGCGAATTTCTAGCGATTTGTACCGAAGGGAGCTGCTCTGTTCGCTGGCCCTCGGAACCAAGGTTCGGAAATATCGAAACGATTGCAAGGAATCAAAGATACTCGATTGTTTGGAGCAGAAACGCAGGCAAACCGTGGGAGGGGCCAGTGAAGAACGGAAAGCAATGGAATTATGAGAGGCGGCGGCCGGAGGGtgtgcgggcgggcgggcgtcgCCGTCGACGACGACGGGGGGACAACACTTTGTCAGAGTTTTCGGGTCGGGCTACGTGCCGACCAGCACCTGCATCAAACTGTCCACGAGCTCCTCGCCGTTGACACCGGCTTGGTGCACCAAGGTAGTCCGCTCGAGCGACTTGAGCACTGAGTCGTCACTCCCGAGTCTCCACTCGTTGTCGAGGTCGTCGCCGAGGACGCCGGCGCTCGCGGCGCCGTTGTTGTTCAGCGGGTCGAGGTCCGACTGGCTGGACAGACTGAGCACCGAGCTCCAGTTTATCGAGCTGGACACGCTCTCCTCGGCGCCGGGGTGCGCCGGACTGGGGAAGGGGGTGACCCGCGGCGCCGGGGACGCGAGATCGCGCAGGCTGGGCTCGAAGAAGGGCATCtcctgcggcggcggcgtggcAGGGTACGCTATCGGCTGCTGGTAGGGCGGCTGCTggggcgcggcggcggccggcggcgcCTCCGCCTTCTCTTGCTCCGTCTCTCGCTCGATCCGCCGCAGAGTGTTGCAGATGAGCACGGAGCGGTGAAGGCTCGGGTCGGGGTACTGCCGGAAGCGGGCCAGCTTCAGCATCGACAGGCTGAACACGTTTTGCCGCTGCTGGCGGTACACGGCCATGCGAGACTTGACCACGGTCGACGCCGCCGAGCCCAGCTCCAGGTACGACTTGCCATTCTCGGCGCAGCGGATCGTCTGCGTTGGCGTCGGGCTGTGCGTCTGCGGCTGGTAGCAGTACTGCTGCGACCAGCAGCGCC is part of the Cloeon dipterum chromosome 1, ieCloDipt1.1, whole genome shotgun sequence genome and harbors:
- the tara gene encoding uncharacterized protein tara isoform X2; its protein translation is MRKKHIYKKRRVPMTGLQAKRKRDEEEESSLPALKCGRGVAWPSAARPTPRLVPVRENPWTLEDNSPPDSDEEEEDDDELDELEGRSKQYLYPEQAASPASPVTFYRSSGDPYSPPPHRFIGGRCWSQQYCYQPQTHSPTPTQTIRCAENGKSYLELGSAASTVVKSRMAVYRQQRQNVFSLSMLKLARFRQYPDPSLHRSVLICNTLRRIERETEQEKAEAPPAAAAPQQPPYQQPIAYPATPPPQEMPFFEPSLRDLASPAPRVTPFPSPAHPGAEESVSSSINWSSVLSLSSQSDLDPLNNNGAASAGVLGDDLDNEWRLGSDDSVLKSLERTTLVHQAGVNGEELVDSLMQVLVGT
- the tara gene encoding uncharacterized protein tara isoform X1; its protein translation is MWSDQASTPICPNSQQQVPMTGLQAKRKRDEEEESSLPALKCGRGVAWPSAARPTPRLVPVRENPWTLEDNSPPDSDEEEEDDDELDELEGRSKQYLYPEQAASPASPVTFYRSSGDPYSPPPHRFIGGRCWSQQYCYQPQTHSPTPTQTIRCAENGKSYLELGSAASTVVKSRMAVYRQQRQNVFSLSMLKLARFRQYPDPSLHRSVLICNTLRRIERETEQEKAEAPPAAAAPQQPPYQQPIAYPATPPPQEMPFFEPSLRDLASPAPRVTPFPSPAHPGAEESVSSSINWSSVLSLSSQSDLDPLNNNGAASAGVLGDDLDNEWRLGSDDSVLKSLERTTLVHQAGVNGEELVDSLMQVLVGT